In Chitinophagales bacterium, one DNA window encodes the following:
- a CDS encoding HYR domain-containing protein — MKLKYINLLVGFFMLLFSTTGVFAQSSTCEPGAVNNASNDPWTGECYLNNSCGIQGNPCTANDVNMAGVYLADQNGDPLPIFSTGQQVDVYLWGTFINGTGTNRYAVRTSSEVYIDGSFSTLISDCSFDVLSPGQFDAVLLGPITFTYGQEIEMINTWVAWSTSAGAQCSNPGGAGYVSQCGDYSPSKCARNFAPVSVLIPNFTYSCGEFTSSTTEVCFQELTSGGTPPYTYSWDFGDGGSSTAANPCHIYNSTTNVYDAVLTITDAEGTTASAILEVDLGNLFCPDPSVSISKSVDPFTYSHANEEITYTIVVSNTGNVDLFDIEVTDPLTGLDSTISTITVGNSATIIESYFITSGDLNLDSIQNIASVFTIYNGNPYEDEDTAVIYNEPLDIVAVNDTAGPVNGLSGATAVLNVFDNDSLGGQLLNPADVNLTELTPDPSGNLTLNPDGTVDVASNTPAGTYQLTYEICEDANPGNCDQATVYVYVITCPSDANQTNDAGLCGAQVTLPGPAVGDGAGIDNITNDYNNTSDASDFYPVGNTNVVYTITTINGGQTTCSITVTVTDNEDPTISCPADITQTADAGVCEAAVTVPAPSTDDNCGVQSVTNDYNGTADASDTYPVGTTTVTYTVTDIHGNTATCTFDVTITDDENPTISCPSDITQTADAGVCEAAVTVPAPSTDDNCGVQSVTNDYNGTADASDTYPVGTTTVTYTVTDIHGNTATCTFDVTITDDENPSITCPSDITQTADVGVCEAAV; from the coding sequence ATGAAACTGAAATACATTAACCTGCTTGTCGGGTTTTTTATGCTATTGTTTAGCACTACAGGCGTTTTTGCGCAATCAAGCACCTGTGAGCCTGGCGCGGTTAACAATGCCAGTAATGATCCCTGGACCGGTGAGTGTTATTTAAACAACTCCTGTGGTATTCAGGGTAATCCCTGTACTGCCAATGATGTAAACATGGCAGGTGTTTACCTGGCTGATCAAAATGGTGACCCACTTCCGATTTTCAGCACAGGACAACAAGTGGATGTATATCTTTGGGGTACCTTTATTAATGGAACCGGTACCAACAGATATGCTGTAAGAACAAGTTCGGAAGTTTATATTGATGGTAGTTTTAGTACTTTGATCAGTGATTGTTCTTTTGATGTTTTGTCTCCCGGCCAGTTTGATGCAGTGCTTTTAGGGCCCATCACATTTACTTATGGCCAGGAAATAGAAATGATAAACACCTGGGTGGCTTGGTCAACTTCTGCTGGCGCACAATGTTCTAATCCTGGGGGGGCAGGGTATGTTTCACAATGTGGGGATTATTCACCTTCTAAATGTGCTAGAAATTTTGCCCCGGTTTCAGTTTTGATACCAAATTTCACTTACTCTTGTGGTGAGTTTACCTCTTCTACTACTGAAGTATGTTTTCAGGAACTCACATCTGGAGGAACCCCGCCATATACGTATTCATGGGATTTTGGTGATGGGGGGTCATCTACTGCGGCTAATCCATGTCATATCTATAATTCCACTACCAATGTATATGATGCAGTACTCACTATTACTGATGCTGAAGGAACAACAGCCTCTGCTATCTTGGAAGTAGATTTGGGAAATTTATTCTGTCCCGATCCAAGTGTAAGTATCAGCAAATCTGTTGATCCTTTTACTTATAGTCATGCCAACGAGGAAATTACCTATACCATTGTTGTAAGCAATACCGGTAATGTTGATCTGTTCGATATTGAAGTAACTGACCCTTTAACAGGTTTAGATTCCACCATTAGTACAATTACTGTGGGTAACAGTGCAACAATAATAGAAAGTTATTTTATTACTTCAGGCGATTTGAATCTGGATTCAATCCAGAATATTGCTTCTGTTTTTACTATCTATAATGGCAATCCATATGAAGATGAGGATACTGCTGTAATATATAATGAACCTCTTGATATCGTAGCAGTGAATGATACTGCTGGCCCTGTTAATGGTTTAAGTGGAGCAACTGCTGTTTTGAATGTATTTGACAATGACAGTTTGGGTGGCCAGCTGTTAAATCCTGCCGATGTAAATTTAACAGAGTTAACACCCGATCCAAGTGGAAACCTTACTCTTAACCCCGATGGAACTGTTGATGTAGCTTCGAATACGCCTGCGGGTACATATCAGTTGACCTATGAAATTTGTGAAGATGCCAATCCTGGCAATTGCGACCAGGCTACGGTTTATGTTTATGTAATTACATGTCCTTCTGATGCTAATCAAACCAATGATGCCGGTTTGTGTGGTGCACAAGTGACATTGCCCGGCCCCGCTGTGGGAGACGGAGCTGGAATTGATAACATCACCAATGATTATAACAACACTTCAGATGCAAGTGATTTTTACCCGGTAGGAAATACAAATGTTGTTTATACAATCACAACTATAAATGGAGGGCAAACGACTTGCTCAATTACTGTGACTGTAACAGACAACGAAGATCCAACAATCTCTTGCCCAGCGGATATTACCCAAACAGCAGACGCAGGCGTATGTGAAGCAGCTGTAACAGTTCCCGCCCCTTCAACAGATGACAACTGTGGCGTACAATCAGTGACCAATGACTACAATGGTACTGCTGATGCGAGCGATACCTATCCGGTTGGAACAACAACGGTAACCTATACCGTAACCGATATCCACGGCAATACAGCCACTTGTACTTTTGACGTAACGATCACGGACGATGAAAACCCAACTATTTCTTGTCCTTCGGATATTACCCAAACAGCAGACGCAGGCGTATGTGAAGCAGCTGTAACAGTTCCCGCCCCTTCAACAGATGACAACTGTGGCGTACAATCAGTGACCAATGACTACAATGGTACTGCTGATGCGAGCGATACCTATCCGGTTGGAACAACAACGGTAACCTATACCGTAACCGATATCCACGGCAATACAGCCACTTGTACTTTTGACGTGACGATCACGGATGATGAGAATCCATCAATTACTTGTCCATCTGACATCACCCAAACAGCGGATGTAGGCGTATGCGAGGCAGCAGTGA
- the pckA gene encoding phosphoenolpyruvate carboxykinase (ATP): MVEAGLKNPAAKLEDLGLGKAKKAYWNLTPAELTEHTLGKNLGVLNDTGALVVNTGEFTGRSPKDRFIVKDDYTESAVDWGAVNLPFDPDKFDRLYKKVTAYFDDKELYVRDAYACADDKYRLNIRVVTEFPWQNMFASNMFLRPSREEIKKAEPDWHVIAAPGFMADAEEDATRQHNFAIINFTKKTVIIGGTAYTGEIKKGIFSVLNFILPFEHNVLAMHCSSNIGEKGDVAVFFGLSGTGKTTLSADPRRELIGDDEHGWSEDAVFNFEGGCYAKCIDLSAEKEPEIYGAIKFGAILENVKFFEGTRTVNYEDTSITENTRVSYPIHHIYNAVEPSKGGIPKNIFFLTADAFGVLPPISKLTPGQAMFHFISGYTAKVAGTEEGVTEPQATFSACFGAPFLPLHPTKYAEMLGRKMKENKVNVWLVNTGWTGGPYGVGRRMKLKYTRAMITAALNGGLNGVEYKAHPVFGVEVPLTFPGVPAEVLNPRDTWSDKEAYDKKANVLAEKFNKNFEKFESEASEEILKALPKPSVGI, encoded by the coding sequence ATGGTAGAAGCAGGGCTCAAAAATCCCGCAGCGAAACTAGAAGATCTTGGATTGGGAAAAGCGAAGAAGGCCTATTGGAATTTAACCCCGGCAGAGCTGACAGAACATACGCTGGGTAAAAATCTTGGTGTATTGAATGATACCGGTGCACTGGTAGTCAACACTGGTGAATTCACCGGAAGATCTCCGAAAGATCGTTTTATTGTAAAAGACGATTATACGGAATCAGCAGTTGATTGGGGCGCAGTAAACCTGCCTTTTGACCCGGATAAATTTGATCGCCTTTACAAAAAAGTAACGGCATACTTTGATGACAAAGAGTTGTATGTAAGAGATGCGTATGCTTGTGCCGATGACAAATACCGCTTGAATATCCGGGTGGTCACTGAATTCCCCTGGCAGAATATGTTTGCATCGAATATGTTTTTGCGCCCTTCACGCGAAGAGATCAAAAAGGCGGAACCGGATTGGCATGTGATAGCCGCACCGGGTTTTATGGCAGATGCTGAAGAAGACGCAACAAGACAGCACAATTTTGCCATCATTAATTTTACCAAGAAAACAGTGATTATTGGCGGAACGGCTTATACCGGTGAGATCAAAAAAGGCATTTTCTCGGTATTGAACTTTATTTTGCCTTTTGAACACAATGTGCTTGCTATGCACTGTTCCTCAAATATTGGGGAGAAGGGTGATGTAGCGGTGTTTTTTGGATTGTCCGGTACCGGAAAAACAACACTTTCTGCCGATCCCAGAAGGGAATTGATAGGCGATGATGAACATGGTTGGTCTGAAGATGCGGTATTCAACTTTGAAGGAGGATGCTACGCAAAATGTATTGACCTTAGCGCTGAAAAAGAACCTGAAATTTACGGAGCTATAAAATTTGGAGCTATCCTTGAGAATGTAAAGTTTTTTGAAGGTACGCGAACTGTAAACTATGAAGACACCAGCATTACAGAAAATACCAGGGTGTCTTATCCTATACACCATATTTACAATGCTGTGGAGCCATCCAAAGGTGGAATTCCCAAAAACATATTCTTCCTGACTGCTGATGCCTTTGGCGTTTTGCCTCCGATCTCTAAATTAACTCCGGGGCAGGCTATGTTTCATTTTATTTCGGGCTATACAGCTAAAGTTGCCGGAACTGAAGAAGGAGTAACAGAACCTCAGGCCACTTTTTCAGCCTGTTTTGGCGCGCCATTTTTGCCATTGCACCCCACCAAATATGCAGAAATGCTGGGCAGGAAAATGAAAGAGAACAAAGTGAATGTGTGGCTGGTGAATACCGGCTGGACAGGCGGCCCCTATGGTGTTGGTAGAAGAATGAAGTTGAAATATACCCGTGCCATGATTACAGCAGCATTGAATGGTGGTTTGAATGGAGTGGAGTATAAAGCACACCCTGTATTTGGTGTTGAAGTGCCATTGACTTTTCCCGGTGTTCCTGCAGAAGTATTAAACCCACGTGATACATGGTCTGATAAAGAGGCATATGATAAAAAGGCAAACGTACTTGCGGAAAAATTCAATAAAAACTTTGAAAAATTTGAATCAGAAGCCAGTGAAGAAATTTTAAAAGCTTTACCAAAACCTTCTGTTGGAATTTGA
- the dprA gene encoding DNA-processing protein DprA, whose translation MSKEELKYLIALGLLPGIGPVKARNIMAHFGGVDQVFENQNDLIQLIPKLKKAEKGVIGEAIERAHQEVEWAEKNNVQLISYLDKAFPYRLKNTYDHPLVLFYKGNTDLNNRKVIGIVGTRNATNYGKKAVREIIEAIAPYKPLVISGLAYGIDIAAHTAALDKELDTVAVLGHGLHTIYPSVHRNIAAKMTNQGGLLTEFMSDSKFEKENFPKRNRIVAGMLDALIVVETKKKGGSMITAEIAFSCNRDVFAVPGNYDQENSQGCNYLIKILKAQILDDPAKFPEQMAWQDIKGMQKNAQYELPLDLKNEELKVIDLLKENAEIPIDQLSIKSGYSNSFLAGMLLELEFKGLITQLPGKIYKLS comes from the coding sequence TTGAGTAAAGAAGAATTAAAATACCTGATCGCTTTAGGTCTTTTGCCCGGAATAGGCCCGGTGAAGGCGCGCAATATTATGGCGCATTTCGGTGGGGTTGACCAGGTTTTTGAAAATCAAAATGACTTGATCCAACTGATCCCGAAATTAAAAAAAGCTGAAAAGGGAGTTATCGGGGAAGCCATAGAAAGAGCCCATCAGGAAGTTGAGTGGGCGGAGAAAAATAATGTCCAGCTCATTTCCTATTTGGACAAGGCTTTTCCGTATCGTTTAAAAAACACCTACGACCATCCCCTTGTGCTGTTTTACAAAGGCAATACAGATTTGAATAACAGAAAGGTTATTGGAATTGTGGGTACACGCAATGCCACCAATTATGGCAAAAAAGCGGTGCGCGAAATTATAGAGGCCATTGCACCTTATAAGCCCCTTGTGATAAGTGGTTTGGCCTATGGAATTGATATTGCCGCGCATACTGCTGCATTGGATAAGGAATTGGATACAGTGGCAGTTCTGGGGCATGGCTTGCATACGATTTACCCCTCGGTGCACAGGAATATTGCCGCAAAAATGACCAATCAGGGCGGCTTACTTACCGAATTTATGTCGGATTCTAAATTTGAAAAGGAGAATTTTCCCAAGCGCAATCGAATTGTGGCCGGAATGTTGGATGCATTAATTGTTGTTGAGACCAAAAAGAAAGGCGGCTCAATGATTACGGCTGAAATAGCTTTCAGTTGTAACAGGGATGTTTTTGCAGTCCCCGGGAATTACGATCAGGAAAATTCGCAGGGCTGTAATTACCTGATAAAAATTTTGAAGGCCCAGATATTGGATGATCCGGCAAAATTTCCCGAGCAGATGGCCTGGCAGGACATAAAGGGTATGCAAAAAAATGCGCAGTATGAATTGCCGCTTGATTTGAAAAATGAAGAACTTAAAGTAATTGATTTGCTGAAAGAAAATGCAGAAATACCCATTGATCAATTGAGCATAAAATCTGGCTACAGCAATAGTTTTTTAGCAGGAATGTTGCTTGAACTCGAATTCAAAGGTTTGATCACCCAATTGCCGGGCAAAATCTACAAGTTGAGTTAA
- a CDS encoding M1 family metallopeptidase: MKIINMRFISLFALLLIFQGVNAQHNPLQPPNTYQNPDNPWYWKNKKPHEGYWQQDVRYEIDAYINDQTNILDATQKLTYWNNSPDTLHEVFFILYQEAFQPESYYHKLYQANGRKVKFGEYEAEGLGTEIEKMEQNGKALEIEQESTVLRIKLAEPILPGGSTSFDIAFKTYFDYGSIRRRMKQFEHFGNKHYNGVHWYPKIAVYDKKFGWQTDQHLGREFYSNFGTFEVSLNFPSNYIVEATGNLLNREEMLPDSLRQKLDISNFKDKPWNEKPSVIIPYDSTERKIWKFHAENVHNFAFTADPSYRIGTAYWNDIECVALVMEQHASGWQNVAQLTADIVQIYSEDFGMYAYPKMVVADAEDGMEYPMLTLCGGKDPSNRGLIAHEIGHNWFYGMLGSNETYRAALDEGFTQFLTAWALEKLDGKNRKHYPYEGYSARFKDSLENREVRVYYGYLADAIRHQDAHLNTHSDGFHGAIRHGGGYRHVYYKTAAMLYNLQYVLGDSLFQKAIQNYVSTWSIAHPYFDDMRQAFKDGAGGVDLNWFFDQWLETDKRVDYAIKKVKKTGKTDSGYTYDITIKRKERQQQPIDLLLTTKEGDSVKYYIPNTWFEKETDAKTLDRWIGWDKLQKTYTAEVEVPGKLKNAIIDPSYRLADIYRPDNTIRGKVDFRLDGFVRQWLPTRKKYTMYMRPDLWWNAYDGLRPGLVWSGHYMRYKHKFELGIWGGTGLLQGSSSRFFYPEGKTKKFDKINYRFRYSTGLNKRIKGGEISVWSQYLEGLEAYELKFGQNFPSNFSYAISVRSLNRPRAEKLNYLHYPNEWIAEKLNNSLNLELGYHYKKGKVKGDLSLYIRSSALFSDFDYHYAAFESKQETDLWRFELRSRLYGRIGTGSNPAPESMLFAAGANNEEMMDNAFTRSQGYFPPSWSGFGAETSPFHAGGGLNLRGYANYLITEEHDGNTYLAYKGQSGAAINLELDFDNIINWRPKRWNKYIHIDTYLFADGGILHYNAGGENEFAQPRMDAGAGTVLTIKRFGPLETIKPLSIRFDVPFYLSHAPALEDNVQFRFVVGVSRSF, from the coding sequence ATGAAAATAATAAATATGCGCTTTATCAGCTTGTTTGCCTTATTGTTAATTTTTCAAGGAGTAAATGCCCAGCACAACCCATTGCAACCGCCCAATACCTACCAAAACCCGGACAATCCCTGGTACTGGAAAAACAAAAAACCGCATGAGGGCTACTGGCAACAGGATGTGCGTTACGAAATCGATGCCTACATCAATGACCAAACTAATATTCTGGATGCCACTCAAAAATTGACCTATTGGAACAATTCGCCAGACACCTTACATGAAGTATTTTTCATTCTCTACCAGGAAGCCTTTCAGCCGGAATCTTATTACCACAAGCTTTACCAAGCCAATGGCAGGAAAGTAAAATTCGGGGAATACGAAGCCGAAGGCCTGGGCACGGAAATCGAAAAAATGGAGCAAAATGGAAAGGCGCTGGAAATAGAACAGGAAAGCACCGTTTTGCGCATCAAACTGGCCGAGCCAATTTTACCCGGTGGCAGCACAAGCTTTGACATAGCATTCAAAACCTATTTTGACTACGGCAGCATTCGCAGGAGAATGAAGCAGTTCGAGCATTTTGGCAACAAACATTACAATGGCGTGCATTGGTATCCGAAAATTGCAGTATATGACAAAAAATTTGGCTGGCAGACCGATCAGCATTTAGGTCGCGAGTTTTATTCCAATTTCGGGACTTTTGAAGTAAGCCTGAATTTCCCATCTAATTACATAGTAGAAGCTACCGGAAACTTGCTCAATCGAGAAGAAATGTTGCCCGATTCGCTGCGCCAAAAACTGGACATCTCCAATTTCAAGGACAAGCCCTGGAATGAAAAACCTTCGGTAATCATACCCTATGATTCCACGGAAAGGAAAATCTGGAAATTCCATGCAGAGAACGTGCACAATTTCGCCTTTACGGCCGATCCGAGTTATCGCATTGGCACCGCCTATTGGAATGATATAGAATGCGTGGCATTGGTAATGGAGCAGCACGCTTCCGGCTGGCAGAATGTTGCCCAACTCACGGCAGATATTGTACAGATTTACTCCGAGGATTTTGGCATGTATGCCTATCCCAAGATGGTGGTGGCCGATGCCGAAGATGGTATGGAATATCCCATGCTGACGCTTTGCGGAGGAAAAGATCCCAGCAATAGAGGGTTGATTGCCCACGAGATCGGGCACAATTGGTTTTATGGGATGCTCGGCTCCAATGAAACCTATCGAGCTGCTTTGGACGAAGGTTTTACCCAATTTCTCACGGCATGGGCATTGGAAAAATTAGACGGTAAAAACCGCAAACATTATCCCTATGAAGGCTATTCCGCCCGCTTTAAGGATTCGCTGGAAAATCGTGAAGTCAGGGTGTATTATGGCTATCTGGCAGATGCGATTCGCCATCAGGATGCTCATTTGAATACGCACTCGGATGGATTTCACGGAGCCATTCGTCATGGTGGCGGATACCGGCATGTGTATTACAAAACGGCAGCCATGCTCTACAATTTGCAATATGTACTTGGAGATTCCCTTTTTCAAAAGGCCATTCAAAATTACGTAAGCACTTGGTCCATTGCCCATCCTTATTTTGATGATATGCGACAGGCTTTTAAAGATGGTGCCGGGGGCGTGGATCTCAATTGGTTTTTTGATCAGTGGCTGGAAACGGATAAACGCGTGGATTATGCCATTAAGAAAGTGAAGAAAACCGGGAAAACGGATTCGGGCTATACCTATGATATTACCATCAAAAGAAAAGAACGGCAACAACAGCCCATCGATTTGCTATTGACTACAAAAGAAGGCGACTCCGTAAAATATTATATTCCCAATACTTGGTTTGAAAAAGAAACCGATGCCAAAACGCTGGATCGCTGGATTGGTTGGGACAAATTGCAAAAAACCTATACGGCCGAAGTGGAAGTGCCGGGCAAATTGAAAAACGCCATTATTGACCCGAGTTACCGTTTGGCGGATATTTACCGACCGGACAATACTATTCGCGGCAAAGTGGATTTCCGATTGGATGGCTTTGTGAGGCAATGGCTGCCCACGCGCAAAAAATACACGATGTACATGCGCCCCGATCTCTGGTGGAATGCCTACGATGGCTTGAGACCAGGACTGGTTTGGAGCGGGCATTATATGCGCTATAAGCACAAGTTTGAACTGGGTATTTGGGGCGGAACAGGATTGTTGCAGGGCAGCAGTTCCCGCTTTTTCTACCCCGAGGGCAAAACCAAAAAATTCGACAAAATCAATTACCGCTTTCGCTACAGCACGGGACTAAACAAGCGCATCAAAGGCGGTGAGATTTCCGTATGGTCGCAATATTTGGAAGGACTGGAAGCTTATGAGCTGAAATTTGGGCAGAATTTCCCGAGCAATTTCAGCTATGCCATTTCCGTGCGCTCTCTCAATCGTCCGAGGGCTGAAAAGTTGAATTACCTGCATTATCCCAATGAATGGATTGCCGAAAAGCTGAACAATTCGCTGAATCTTGAGCTGGGCTATCATTATAAAAAAGGAAAGGTGAAAGGCGATCTGTCGCTGTACATCCGCAGCAGTGCGCTGTTCAGCGATTTCGATTACCACTACGCTGCCTTTGAATCAAAACAGGAAACCGATCTATGGCGCTTTGAACTGCGCAGCCGATTGTACGGCAGAATAGGAACGGGCAGCAATCCCGCACCGGAATCGATGTTGTTTGCCGCAGGTGCCAATAATGAGGAAATGATGGACAATGCTTTCACCCGCAGCCAGGGCTATTTCCCGCCTTCTTGGTCGGGCTTTGGCGCTGAGACTTCTCCCTTTCATGCCGGGGGTGGATTGAACTTGCGGGGCTATGCCAACTATCTGATTACCGAGGAACATGATGGGAATACTTATCTAGCCTATAAAGGACAATCAGGTGCGGCCATCAACCTGGAGCTGGATTTTGACAATATCATCAACTGGCGACCCAAACGCTGGAACAAATACATCCATATCGATACCTATCTTTTTG